The DNA region atatttcacaaaaagtcgctcGAATAGAATCTAGATACCTCGGGAAATATGTCAACGGTACCCTTGGATCAAAAGTGAGCTAGCCAAGCTCGGGAAATGGTCAAAAGAGCCGAaaacgcaataacgaccaaacgggtcgttacatcgaAGGAGTAAGAAACTTAGTCTTCCAACTGGCCAACTTTTGTTGCATGGTATCAATAATATAGTGAAAGTCAACTTCCTTAGGATTATTGTTAAGGATGGGAAAACACGATATTTACCAAAATTGTTAGTAGTGGAAATACCCAATAAGGAGACTGCATATTACTTGAACTGGTCAGAACAACTCCAAGAGAATAAATCTTTAGATTTGGTTTTTTTAATAGTATGGCTAGATAGTTCACAAAACAAATCAATACAGTTCCtaatcacgttgatagtattagaATTAGCTTTAGCCATCATCGTAAGGTCATCAACATAAAACAGGTGAGAAAGGGGAGGCCTTTTAGGGGATAATATAATAGGTTCCCATAACCCAATATCTACTTGGTAAATAATATAGTTTGAAAGCAATTGCATACATATGATGACAATATAGGGGGACATGGGGTCCCCTTTTctaatactgtcacgacccaaaatcccaTTTGTGCCCTGAGGTCTCCCAACCCAACCCTTAGGCGAAACCCCAAATCCAAACAAGTCCAGATAACATAAAGTAAATGCAGAAATAAAGTCAAAACAACCCAAGGTACTTAATCAAAACAACCCAAGGTACTTAAGTCTTAATAGTACATAGATAGAAAATATGTTTAAGTCAGAATCACTCCCCAAAATCTGGAATTCACAAGTATAAAGCCACtaatacaagtctgaataatacataaataCTGTCTGAAGTACTGAAAGACATAAAGTATAGATAGGAAGGAGTTTGACGACGTGGCACTATCATCGGCTCACCCTAACTCCAAGAAGTGCTCTCCAAGGAATGATGAACCTCGATCTACTCTGGTATCCGAATTCGAACCTGCAcataaaaagtgcagcaagtgtagagtgagtacgggAAGCCCGTGTAGCCAGCAGCATCGTTGACCGACCCTAAACTATAGTGATGATGAGGGTTGGTACTTCCGATACTCCTCTTCTTGCTTTGTTAGTTTCAAAGTCCACAATCTTTAAGCATTCAACAAACAAAGAAGGTGCATACACACAATCAGTTCGTATAGTCCGTTTCTTTCTAAGTATAGCCGTAAAGATTCAGTATATTCTTTAGTTAAGGCAAGTATAAGTGTAAAGATCCCATCGTTATAGTAGTTACGACAAGTACCAACATAAATATCTCATCTTTGTATCCTTTAAGCACATATGGCATGAAATTAAGTCAAAAAAGCACAAATGGTATGCGATGTAAAGGAATGCATGCAATTGCAAGTGAataatatgcaatgcaatgccatgtgcATGGTGTACACACACTCCTGTAGTAGGTTTCATGTGACCCATGAGGTCCATATACCTACCCGGAATGCCAGGTCTCCCAGATTACAACAGGTCTCAGTTGTGTggctataatatcatcatcactcctTCCATGTACCATATCCAATATCCGCCTCCCAGGCCCCTGTCTTGTATATTCATCAGTCAAATACTAAAGATATCATGAAGCTATGAATGGATATGCGTACAACATGAATATGCACAATATCAAGTCAAGGTCAAGTATACATGCCCTTTTCATATATTAGACGAGGTGTGGACTGATGAATGCAATTCAAGTCAATATTCACAAGTATTTAGTCAATTGTAGCCATCATAGCCCAAGTAAATAAAAAACATACCAACCTAAATGGATTTATCCACCATTCCTCATGGCTCGAAGGCTAAACATATAACCTCTATCACAATTCATATTTACTTCATATTTTAGTTGCCAATAAAGATACACCAGTACCCGCAAAAGTGCTCGTAAACTCATGAGTACGGGACCCCAATTCCCTATTACGCCCCTTATTTAGattaaccaacacataacactacataaagggtctagtaagtctcaacttGACTTGTCTGAATTCGAAGTCAAAGAGTCACTCTGTGGCTTTCCCCTTACTCAGAGCTTCCGAACGAGCCCAATCTATTCAAATACAGTATTTACATGAGATTACGAGTCTattgatacccatattgccatgtAAAGAGTTTGGGTCCAAAAAGTCAACCCAAAATCTTGTCCCAAACCCCGAAGGTCAAAACAATAATTTTATCGTGAAAAAGAGCTCATCATGGTAAAAAATAGTACTCTATTAGGTTACACAAATCCAAAAAAACCCATATTGTTATACTTTAGTCCGGAACCAAAAAATTAACCCAAAAAGGCAACCCGAGCCCCCAAGGGCAATACTGGAATTTTAGCCTAAATTCGTCTTACCCATAGCCTAGATAGTCCATATCCTAAAAAATCATGAAGTTTTAATCCCAATTGAGCCTTCAATTTCACAATTCTCATCAAAGACCATTTCCATGGAAACCCTCAATTTACTACTTAGGAATCATGATTAGAAACATAAATAAATGGAAGAAATCGTTATTAATCACTTAGATTAAGGTTAGGAGCTTACCCCAATGATGAAGCTTGAATTTAGCACTTGAAATCACCTTAATTCGAGCTCTATAACTTCTAAAATGGGTTCAGGAAAATAAAATATGAAATGGGGGTTTTAAACCTGTCCAGGTTTGATTTGTTCATTGCGAACGCGGCCCAGTCACACGAACGCGACCCTGACCCGGCCCACTCCTCGCGATTGCGACACAGCCACCGCGAACACGATAGGTCAGCCTAACCCAGCCCAGATCTCATTCTTTTTTCACGAATGCGAGCCATAGCTAGCGAACACGCCCTATCTTTGCCACAAAGCCTCGCAAACACGATCTTTCTATGCGAACACATACAAGGAAACCAGCAACAGCTAAAAACCAGAATATCTGGTTTTTTGAATTCTGATCAAACTCCCAAAACTTATTCGGAATCCCCCGAACACAAATCAAATATGAATTTCTATCATAAAACACGCTAAGAACTTGCTCTCGCACTCGAAGTTCCCAAAAGAGGTTGTCTTGACCCGgggttgaccaaggtcaactccaaaGTATCAAAAACTTAACTTTCCAACCAATGccccaaatcacacccgaacacCTCAGGACAGGCTTGACTAAGTGAAAAGTGACATTctggacctaatggaatcgacgaaACTCTCAAAATGATGCATTTACcctcgatgttgactttggtcaaacatcTCCATTTCCTTAACTTAGAAAACTCTAATTTCACTAACACTAATCCAAAACCCACCCGATAGAATTGGGAACTGTATCACGCATCTTTGGAAGTCATAAATACCTAGATGAAACTACAGGAAGGATATTTTGGGGAAAATAAGGTAAAAAGTTCAAAACGACTAAtcgagtcgttacatcagataccactTAAAATAGCGTTCGTCCTCGAACAGTAAAAGACAGAAAAATACCTAAATCCTTAAGAAACTGGGGTTATCAAGATCGCATAtctgactcggtctcccaagttgCCTATTCAACTGGACGATGCATCCATTGCACTTTCACTAAAGTTATTTCTTTCGATTTGAACTTCCGAACCTGTCTGTCCAAAATAGCTATCGGCTCCTCCTCAAAAGTCAGATTCTGATTAAGCAACACCGAAGCCCACAAAATCACATGAGAACCATCCGAAAGGTATTTCATCAGCactgaaacatgaaagactgggtgacCACCTGAAAGATTCAAAGGTAAagccaattcataagctacctccCCAATATGCTgaacaatctcaaacggaccaataaaCCTTAGACTCAACTTCcttttcttcccaaacctcatcacagccttcatgggtgaaaccttcaacaaaacTCGCTCCCCATTCATGAACTCCAAACCACTAACCTTCTGGTTCGCATAATgtttttgtctactctgagctgtgAGAAATCTTCCCTGAATCAACTTCACCTTATCCAAAGAATCCCTTAACAAATCTGTACCCAAAGGCCTAACCTAGAAAgtttcaaaccaaccaattgtaGAACGATACCTCCtaccatacaatgcctcaaataGTGCCATCTCAATACTcaaatggtaactattattgtaagcaaactccgcCAAAGGTAGAAACTAATcacaatgaccaccaaaattaaTCACACAGGttcgcaacatatcctcaagaacctgaatagtccatTTAGACTGACCATCCTTCtgggggtgaaaagttgtactaagctCCACTCTAGTGCCCAACTCCTTCTGCAAGGGTCACTAGAAATGATCGTAAACTGAGTACCTCCATCTaaaatgatagaaatgggcacttcatgcaatctaactatctctcGAATGTAAATCTTGGCCAACTTTTCTGAATCGTAGGTAGTCTAAACTGGAATGAAATGGGCAGACTTGGTCAAACTatccacaatgacccaaatagCATCAAATTTGCCCAAAGTACGTGGAAATCCTACCAAAAAGTCCATAGCAATCCGCTCCCACTTCCACTTGGGTATGGGTATCCTCTGAATCACACCactgggcttctggtgctcatacttcaaACACCAAGATACGAAATccactatgtccctcttcattcGACACCATCAACAATGTTGCTTCAAGTCACAATACATCTGTGTGGCCTTTGGGTGAATGGAGTACTTCGAACAATGGGCCTCTTCCATGATCAATCGAGTCAAATTCCCCACTCTAGGAACACAAATCCGGCCCTTGAACCTCAAAAAACCATCACCATCAAGAATAGCTTTCTTAGCCACACCTTGCAACACTTTGTCCCGAATTTTGCACAATTTCACATCATCAAACTGATGAGCTCGAATCTGCTCCAATAAGGAAGATCGTTCCACCACACAAGCTAGAACTCTACCAGGCTCCGAAATATTAAGTCTCACAAAATGATTGGGAAAAGACTGAACATCCATAGCAAAAGGACGTTCTCCACTTGCAACAATGCTAAGTTGCCCATACTCATCGCCTTCCTACTTAAGGCATCCACCACTACATTGGgctttcccggatgataaagaatggtcatgtcataatccttgagcaactccaATCACATACGCTATCTCAAATTAAGATCCTTCTGATTGAAAATAAATTGAAGGTTGCTGATCTGTGAATACCTCACAATGCACCCCATAAAGATaatgcctctaaatcttcaaagcgaacACTACCGCCACCAACTCCAAGTCATaagtagggtagttcttctcatgtgccttaaactgcctcgaagcataagctatcacctttCCCTTCTGTATCAAAACACACCCAAGACCCATTCTCGGAGCATAAGAATAGGCTTTAAAGCTCTCTCCCTCGATGGGTAAGGTTAAAATCGAAGCAGTAGTCAACAAAGTATTGAGCTTATGAAAGCTCacctcacactcatcggaccaatGAAATGTCACTTCCTTCTAAGTCAATTTGGTCAACAAGGATGCAAatgttgaaaaccactctacaaAACACCGATAATAGCACGTACGACCAATAAAACTACGAACCTCGGTGACCGAAGCAGGTCTAATCCAATCACGAGACACCTCAATAttcttaggatcaaccataatACCCTCCTTAGTCACCACATGACCTAAGAATGCTACCAaactaagccaaaactcgcactttgaaagcTTGGTATAAAGCTTCTTCTCTTTCAAAATCCTAAGTACAATCCTCAAATGCTGCTCATGCTCCTCCCTACTATGAGAGTTAATCAAGATATAATCAATGAagacaatcacaaaggaatccaaGTAGGGTCTGAACAccctattcatcaaattcatgaagaTTGTGGTAGCATTTGTCAACTCAACTGAAATCAGAAAACTCATAATGCCATAACACATCCGGAAGCTATCTTAGAAACATCCTCgaccctaatcttcaactggtgataaccaGATCCCAAGTCAATCTTAGAAAAGAtggaagcaccctgaagctgatcgaACAAATTATCAATGCGAGGAATCaaatacttgttcttaatggtcaccttgttcaactgttgATAGTCAATAGACA from Lycium barbarum isolate Lr01 chromosome 10, ASM1917538v2, whole genome shotgun sequence includes:
- the LOC132613047 gene encoding uncharacterized protein LOC132613047, which produces MKRDIVDFVSWCLKYEHQKPSGVIQRIPIPKWKWERIAMDFLVGFPRTLGKFDAIWVIVDSLTKSAHFIPKELGTRVELSTTFHPQKDGQSKWTIQVRPLGTDLLRDSLDKVKLIQGRFLTAQSRQKHYANQKHIGEVAYELALPLNLSGGHPVFHVSVLMKYLSDGSHVILWASVLLNQNLTFEEEPIAILDRQVRKFKSKEITLVKVQWMHRPVE